The Caulobacter sp. FWC2 region ACGTCGAAACCGCAGTTGGCGGCGCGGAACGGCGCGACGACCGCGCCCTGCCCCTCCAGCGCCGGAACCCAGGCCGCGTCGGAGCCGAGCTTGGCCCAGCTGGCCCCGCCCAGCGCCAGCACCACCGCCCGGGCGCGGACGACCTCGCCATTGATCAGCAGGCCGCCGTCGGCGCTCCAGCCGGTCCACGCCGCGCGCGTGCGCAAGGTGACGCCCAATCCCTCCAGACGCGCCAGCCAGGCCCGCAGCACCGGCGAGGCCTTCATCGCCTTCGGAAACACCCGGCCGCTGGCCCCGACGAAGGTCGGCTGGCCCAGCCCCTCGGCCCAGGCCGTCAGATCCTTGGGCGCGAACGCCTCCAGCATCGGGGCCAGGGCCGCCGACCGCGCGCCGTAGCGCTGGCCGAACCGCTCGAAGTGTTCAGAGTGGGTGAGATTGAGCCCGCCGCGCCCGGCCATCAGGAACTTGCGCCCGAAGGTCGGCATCTTCTCGAACACCGCCACGGACTTGCCGGCCCGCGCCACGGTCTCGGCCGCCATCAAGCCGGCCGGTCCGCCGCCGATCACGGCGACGTCAACGATTTGGTCGGTCACGTCAGGCCGCCTCGATATCGGTCAGGGCAAAGTCGTCGCCCTTGTAGAGCAGCGGCACGCCATGAACCTTGGCGCACGCATAGGCGAAGCAATCGCCCATGTTCAGCTTGGCGGGATGAACGCCCTTGCCGAAGCGGGCGAACGCATGGAGCGCCGTCGTCGCCTCGCGCAGGCCGATGTCGATCGTCACGACTTCCGCCGCCCCAATGTACTCGAGGACCTCGATTTCAGCCTGAGCTATGGTCAGGCCCTTGCCCCGTGAAAGCGTGCGAACCGTTTCCCTGACCGCGACCCCCGATGTGATCGCGCCGACGGCCTCCGCCAAACGCTCTTCGAGGGACTGTCCATCGGGCTCGCCGAGAAGAATGGCGCAGAATGCGGAAGCGTCGACAAACATCTAGTCGCCGGACATCTCGTCGAAAAACGCCTTGTCGACATTCAGCCCAGTGTCCGGAAGCTTGGCCAGACGGTCGCTGACAGCCCGCATTCTCGCCAGCTTCTCGGTCTTGGTTCTATCCTCGGCCTCGCGCGCCTTGGTCACGGCCAGCCTGATGGCTTCCGTGATGCCAACGCGCTTTTCCTCCGCATACCGGCGCACCAGATCGTCGGTCTCGGGATCGCGGACATGAAAAGACATCGGAACCTCCGGCTAGACGGAAGATAACATCGTCTAGCCGCCCCGCCAAACCACCGCCCCAAACGCAAGACGGGCGCTGGATCGCTCCAGCGCCCGCCCAGGTAACTTAAGCTTCGAACAGGGATTAGCCGACCGAGGCGACGTCCACCTTGAAGCCCGGACCCATCGTCGACGACAGGCCGATACGCTTCACGTAGACGCCCTTGGCGCCCGAGGGCTTCGAACGGTTCAGGGCTTCGATCAGCGCCTTGACGTTGATGACCAGGGCTTCGTCCGTGAACGAGGCCTTGCCGATGCCGGCGTGGACGATGCCCGCCTTCTCGACGCGGAACTCGACGGCGCCGCCCTTGGCGTCCTTGACGGCCTGAGCGACGTTCGGGGTCACGGTGCCGACCTTCGGGTTCGGCATCAGGCCGCGCGGGCCCAGCACCTTACCGAGGCGACCGACCAGGGCCATCATGTCCGGCGACGCGATGACGCGGTCGAAGTCCATGAAGCCGCCGGCGATCTTTTCGTACAGGTCTTCGGCGCCGACGTGCTCGGCGCCCGCCGCGGTCGCTTCAGCGGCCTTGGCGTCCTTGGCGAAGACGGCGACGCGGACGTCACGGCCGGTGCCCGACGGCAGGTTCACGACGCCACGGACCTGTTGGTCGGCGTGACGCGGATCGACGCCGAGGTTGACCGAGATTTCGATCGACTCGTCGAACTTGGCGGTCGCGTTGGCCTTGACCAGGGCGATGGCGGCTTCGACCGAGTGAGCGGCCTCACGGTCGCCGGTCCAGGCCTTGATGCGCTTGGGTTGCTTAGCCATGTGATTAGGCCTCCACGATCTTCAGGCCCATGGCCTTGGCGGAGCCTTCGATGATCTTGGCCGCGGCCTCGATGTCGTTGGCGTTCAGGTCCTTCATCTTCTTTTCGGCGATTTCGCGCAGTTGCGTGCGCGTCACTTCGCCGACGGTCTCGCGACCGGTCAGCTTCGCGCCCGACTTCAGACCGGTGATCTGCTTCAGGTAGTGCGTCGCCGGGGGCGTCTTGGTGATGAAGGTGAACGACTTGTCTTGGTAGACGGTGATCACGGTCGGCAGGGGCGTGCCCTTTTCGACGTTCTCGGTGCGCGCGTTGAACTCCTTACAGAAGCCCATGATGTTGACGCCGCGTTGACCCAGAGCCGGGCCGATGGGGGCGAAGGCGTGGCCGAGCCAGCCTTCACCTGGAGCTTGATGTAGCCCAGGATCTTCTTAGCCATAGTATCCTCTCGTGAGGGCCGGAGCCCTCGCTGGTGAGCCGTGGTGCGGGCTTGGCGGCCCTCCCACGGATTTGAGCCTGTCGCCAAAACGACAAGCACGCCCCCAAACCGGGTTCGGGAGCGAGGCGCGGCGTTTAGCAGGTGGTCAGGGGAGAGTCAAAGGGCGCGAGGCCCGTGCTCATGCCCCAGCTCAGGCCGCGTTCGGGCAGCGCAGCATGGCGTAGAGGTCCGCCGTCAGGCTTGGACGCGCCGCGTCGGTGGCGCAGGCGGCGGCCGGCGCCAGCACCGCGACCTGGCTGGTTTCCAGGAACACCTCGTCGCTGGCGTCGCCACAGGCCCAGTCGTAGATCGCGCCCAGATAGTTGGCGTAGATCACCCGCCCCAGCCGGTCGGGATCGACATGCGGCGCGATCTCGCCGGCGGCCTGGGCCTGGATCATCGCCTGGATGACGATCTGGGCGACGTCGCGGCCCAGGTGCGTGCCCTCGAACAGCACGCGCGGGATCCGCACCAGCACCTGCCGATAGAGGTGCGCGTCGTCGATATAGAGCTGGGCCGAAACGCGGGCCGCCTCCAGCGCGAAGGCGACGCCGGTCGAGGCGGATCGCGACAGCATCGACTCGACCCGGTTCATCGCCACGTTGATGACGGCCAGGCCCACGGCGTCCAAACCCCCGATCAGATTGTAGATGGTCTGGGGCGATACCTGGGCGGCTGCGGCAATTTGACTGAGTGAGACCTTGTCAAACCCGTGTTCACGCCACAGAAGGGCCGCCGCGCCGACGATCTCGGCATATCGGCGCGCCTTGCCCCGCTCCCGCAGAGCCATCCCAGAGTTTGGAATAGAATCCATTTTCATTGATACGTCTATTTTTAGACTGTATTCCATTTTCCGAACAAGCGGAACCTTACGACCACCACCCGCGCCGAATTTCAGAAAGCACGCACTTGGGACTCTTCGACAGCCACTCCGCCCTGGCCGCCCGTTACGAGACTGCTCGCGCTTCCGGCCAGATGCCGACCGGCGTGGTGATGGACCAGCTCCTCTCGGCCAGCGAGGCGATCATCAACGGCCGCAAGACCGTGACCGTGGGCACGCACAACTATCTGGGCCTGGCCTTCGACGAGGCCAGCATCGAGGCCGCGGTCGAGGCGGTGCGTCGCGAAGGCACGGGCACCTGCGGCTCGCGGATCGCCAACGGCTCGTTCTCGGACCACGTCGCGCTGGAGCGTGAACTGGCCGACCTGCACGGCATGGCCCACGCCATGGTGTTCTCGACCGGCTACCAGGCCAATCTGGGGATCATCTCGACCCTGGTCGGCGCGGGCGACTTCCTGCTGCTGGACGCCGACAGCCACGCCTCGATCTACGACGCCTGCAAGCAGACCCAAGCCAGCGCCATCCGCTTCAAGCACAACGACGCCGCCGACCTGGACAAGCGCCTGCGCCGCTTGGCTGGCGAGCCGGGCAACAAGCTGGTCGTCGTCGAAGGCATCTATTCGATGCTGGGCGACATGGCCCCGCTGAAGGCGATCGTCGAGGTCGCCAAGCGCCACGGCGCCTACATCCTGGTCGACGAGGCCCACTCGATGGGCGTGCTGGGCGACAACGGCTGCGGCCTGGCCGAGCAGGAAGGCCTGCTGGATCAGGTCGACTTCGTGGTCGGCACCTTCTCCAAGAGCCTGGGCGCCGTCGGCGGCTACTGCGTGTCGAACCACGAGCAGTTCGACCTCCTGCGCATCGCCTGCCGACCCTACATGTTCACCGCCTCGCTGCCGCCGGCGACCGTCGCCTCCGTGCGCGCCTCGCTGAAAGCCGTGAAGGAACGGCCGCACCTGCGGGCCAAGCTGTGGGCCAATGTCAGCCGCCTCTACAGCGCGCTGGAGACCGCCGGCTTCCAGCTGGGCTCGACGCCCAGCCCGATCGTCGCGGTCTGCTTGGAGTCGGACGCCACGACCCTGGGCATGTGGCGCGCGCTGCTGGAGGCCGGCTACTACGTCAATATCGGCCTGCCGCCGGCCACGCCGTCGGGCGAGAGCCTGCTGCGCTGCGCCATCTCGGCCGCTCACACCGAAGCGCAGATGGACGGCCTGGCCGAAGCCATGATCCGCCTGGGTCATGAGTTCGGCGTGCTGTCCGAGCCGCGCCTGATGGCGAAGGCTTAGGGGAAGCGAAAACCTCGTCCTTCGACAAGCTCAGGATGAGGTTTTCTACTGACATACGGCGCTGAAATTCGTCCTCATCCTGAGCTTGTCGAAGGACGAGGACGGCCCCGCTGATTTGCCCCCTACCCCTTCGCCAACTCCGCCTCGACCTGGCCGAGCCGCTCCTTGCCGAAGAACATCTCCCCGCCGACGAAGAAGGTCGGGATGCCGAACACGCCGCGCGCGACGGCGGCCTCGGTGTTGGCCATCAGCTGCCCCTTCACCGCCGGGTCGCTGGTCGCCGCCAGCAGGGCCGCGCCGTCCAGGCCGGCCGCGTTGGCCGTGACGACGAACACCTCCGGATCGTCCAGCTTGAGGCCCTGCTCCCACATGCCCTTCAGCATCGTGTCGAGATAGGCCTCGCCGACGCCCATTCGCTGGGCGGCGATCTGGCCGCGCATCAGCAGCAGGGTGTTGACCGGGAAGTGCGGATTGAACCGAAACGCCGAAAGCTCGTGCGCTTCGATGAAGCGGCGCATCTCCAGCATCTCGTAGTCCATCTTGCCCTTGACGCCGCCGAAGGCGATGGCCGGGGCCTGATTGCCGGTGGCCTTAAAGATGCCGCCCAGCAGGCATGGCAGAAGGCTCACGGTCGCGCCGTGGCGGGCGGCGATCTCCGGCAGCACCTTCCAGGCCAGGTAGGCGTTGGGGCTGCCGAAGTCGAAGATGAAGTCGACGGTCTTGCTCACCAGCTCTCTCCCTACCAAGTCTCGGAATGGGGCCGCAGGTCGATTTCGTGGGTCCAGGCCGAGCGCGGCTGGCGGTGCAGCCAGACATAGTTGGCGGCGATCTCGGCGGGTTTCAGGATCTCGTCGCGTTCCAGCAGGCCCTGGACGTCCTCGCGCATCGAGCGGGTGAAGACCCCGTCGATCGCCCCGTCGACCACCACATGGGCCACATGGATACCCTTGGGCCCCAGCTCCCGCGCCGCGCTCTGCGCCACCGCCCGCAGGCCGGCCTTCGCCGAGGCGAAGGCGCTGAAACCGTCCTTGCCGCGCAAGGACGCGCTGGCCCCGGTGAACAGGATCGTGCCGCGACCGCGCGGGACCATCACCCGCGCCGCCTCGCGAGCGGTGAGGAACCCTGCGAAGCAGGCCATCTCCCAGACCTTGCTGAACACCTGGGCCGTGGTCTCCGTGAGACCGAAGCGGACATTCGCGCCGATGTTGAAGACGACCACCTCCAGCGGCCCGACCTCGGCCTCGATCCGGTCGACCAGGGCGATCATCTCGGCCTCCTGGCGGGCGTCGACGCCGTAGGCGCGGGCCTGGCCGCCGCTCCCCTTCTCACTTAGGGCGCGGATCTCGGCGGCCAGGGCTTCCAGCTGGTCGAGGTGGCGCGGTCGACGGGTCATGCAGACCGTATAGCCTTCGGCCGCGAAGGCCTTGGCGATCGCGCCGCCGACCCCATCGCCGACACCCACCACCAGGCAGGCGCCCTTTGGACTGCTCATCGCCGCTTCCTCCGTTCACAAGGCGGCAGGTTCGTCTTGAATCGCTACGGAGTCGAGGGGCGCTGGTGCGCACGCCTTGATCGGATAACGTATCTGCGAAACAGCGCAGGGGCGCGGGGGAGTTTCCATGGATCGTCGTCAGTTTCTGCTGGGCGTCGCGCTGACGCCGCTGGCCGTCTCGCCCGCCCTCGCCGCGCCGGGCGCCCGCGACGCCGAGTTACGCACCCTGCTGGACCAGTTCTGGGAAGCCGACCTCGACGCCTCGCCCGAGACGGCGACCAGCAGGGGCCTGGACGTCGGGGCTCGCGCCGGCCAGCGCGCCCAGCTGAACGACGGCTCGCGCGCGGCCCGCACCGCCTGGGTCGCCCAGCGCAAGGACCGCGTCGCGGCCCTGGCCAGGATCGACCCGGCCCAGCTGTCGCAGGCCGCCCGCGTCGACCACGAGGTCACTACCTACACCTACAAGCGCATCGTCGAGGGCGGCGAAAAGTTCAGCTATGGCGAAGGCCCGGCCGGCTTCGGCTACGCCCCCTATTCGCCCTATGTGCTGAGCCAGCTGACCGGCCCGTATCAGGCCGTCCCGGACTTCCTCGACTCCCGCCACCCGGTGAAGACCAGGGAAGACGCCGAGGCCTATCTCTCGCGCCTGGAGGTCTATGCCAAGGTTCTCGACGACAACACCGCGTCGTTCAGAATGGACGCGGCCGCCGGCGTGCTGGCCCCCGACTTCGCCCTCGACGCGGGCCTGGCCCAACTGAAGCGCCAGCGCGCCCCGGCGCCGGAGCAGACCAGCATCGTCCAGTCCTTGGTGACGCGCGCGGCCAAGGCGGGCCTTTCCGGCGACTGGTCGGCCCGCGCCAGCGCCATCGTCGGCGGCAAGGTGCAGCCGGCCCTCGACCGCCAGATCGCCGCCTTGGAGGCCCTCCGCCCCAAGGCGACCGGCGACGCCGGGGCCTGGAAGCTGCCGATGGGCGAGGCCTTCTACGCCGGAGCCCTGGCCTTCCAGACCACCACCCGCCGCACGCCCGAGGAGGTCCACAAGCTGGGCCTCGACCAGGTGGCCGACCTGACCGCTCAGATCGACGTGCTGCTGAAGAAGCAGGGCCTGACCACCGGCACGGTCGCCGCGCGCCTGACGGCCCTGTCGGCCCGGCCGGACCAGCTCTACGCCAACACCGACGCCGGCCGCGCCACGCTGCTGGACGACCTCAACGCCCAGACCAAGGCCATCCGCGCCCAGCTGCCGACCCAGTTCCGCACCCTGCCCGCCGCCCCGGTCGAGATCGTCCGCGTGCCGCCCGAGATCGAGGACGGCGCCCCGAACGGCTACGCCCAGCCGCCGTCGCTGGACGGTTCGCGGCCGGGCCGTTTCTACATCAACCTCAAGGACACCACCGAGTGGCCGAAGTTCAGCCTGCCGACCCTGAGCTATCACGAGGCCCTGCCCGGCCACGTGTGGCAGGGCTCGATCGCCCTGGGCTCGCAGGAGATCCCGATGCTGCGCCGGGCCGGCATGGGCTTCGCCGCCTACAGCGAGGGCTGGGCGCTCTATGCCGAGCAGCTGGCCGCCGAGATGGGGGCCTATCACGACGACCCGCTGGGCGAGATCGGCTTCCTGCAGTCGCTGCAGTTCCGCGCCGTGCGCCTGGTGGTCGACACCGGCATGCACCACAAGCGCTGGAGCCGCGCCCAGGCCACCGACTACATGGTCGCGAGCACCGGCATGCCGCGCTCGCGGGTGCAGCGCGAGATCGACCGATACTGCATCTGGCCGGGCCAGGCCTGCAGCTACAAGATCGGCCACACCGAATGGGAGCGCCTGCGCGACGTGGCCAGGGCGAAGGCCGGCGCCAAGTTCGACCCCAAGGCTTTCCACGACGTGCTGCTGCGCGGAGCCATGCCGCTGGTGGTGCTGGAGCAGGTGCTGAGCACGATGTCCTTCACCGCCTGACCGCTCAATCTTGACGATCGCGCCGCCGCACCCACAGCTTGAGCAGACCTCGGGCGGATGCGGCGGCGATTGAAGACCGCCCGCGCGGACCTGGGGACGGGAGAGAAACTTGGCCGATCCGCGCGACTTCCACACGCCCAAGGACCACTACACCAAGGCCGACCTCCTGGAGTCGGGCTTGGGCGGCTATTTCGGGCCGGGCAACGCCCAGCTGCCCGCGCCGCCGATGCTGATGATGGACCGCATCACCGAGATCAGCCTGGACGGCGGCGACTTCGGCAAGGGCCACGTGGTCGCCGAGCTGGATATCACCCCGGACCT contains the following coding sequences:
- a CDS encoding 2-hydroxychromene-2-carboxylate isomerase → MVGRELVSKTVDFIFDFGSPNAYLAWKVLPEIAARHGATVSLLPCLLGGIFKATGNQAPAIAFGGVKGKMDYEMLEMRRFIEAHELSAFRFNPHFPVNTLLLMRGQIAAQRMGVGEAYLDTMLKGMWEQGLKLDDPEVFVVTANAAGLDGAALLAATSDPAVKGQLMANTEAAVARGVFGIPTFFVGGEMFFGKERLGQVEAELAKG
- a CDS encoding type II toxin-antitoxin system VapB family antitoxin, which codes for MSFHVRDPETDDLVRRYAEEKRVGITEAIRLAVTKAREAEDRTKTEKLARMRAVSDRLAKLPDTGLNVDKAFFDEMSGD
- a CDS encoding TIGR03862 family flavoprotein, with protein sequence MSRRPDVTDQIVDVAVIGGGPAGLMAAETVARAGKSVAVFEKMPTFGRKFLMAGRGGLNLTHSEHFERFGQRYGARSAALAPMLEAFAPKDLTAWAEGLGQPTFVGASGRVFPKAMKASPVLRAWLARLEGLGVTLRTRAAWTGWSADGGLLINGEVVRARAVVLALGGASWAKLGSDAAWVPALEGQGAVVAPFRAANCGFDVAWSAIFRERFAGEPLKNIGLRHGEASARGDAMVAGYGLEGGAVYALAASLRDAIEADGRAVLTLDLRPDLPVETLARRLGAPRGGQSLANFLRKALKLSPVEVNLLREAHGLDLPAEPAALAQAIKAAPIVLTAVQPLDRAISAAGGVRFESLDGLALKGRPDVILAGEMLDWEAPTGGYLLQACFATGVAAGKQALARL
- a CDS encoding SDR family NAD(P)-dependent oxidoreductase gives rise to the protein MSSPKGACLVVGVGDGVGGAIAKAFAAEGYTVCMTRRPRHLDQLEALAAEIRALSEKGSGGQARAYGVDARQEAEMIALVDRIEAEVGPLEVVVFNIGANVRFGLTETTAQVFSKVWEMACFAGFLTAREAARVMVPRGRGTILFTGASASLRGKDGFSAFASAKAGLRAVAQSAARELGPKGIHVAHVVVDGAIDGVFTRSMREDVQGLLERDEILKPAEIAANYVWLHRQPRSAWTHEIDLRPHSETW
- a CDS encoding TetR/AcrR family transcriptional regulator; its protein translation is MALRERGKARRYAEIVGAAALLWREHGFDKVSLSQIAAAAQVSPQTIYNLIGGLDAVGLAVINVAMNRVESMLSRSASTGVAFALEAARVSAQLYIDDAHLYRQVLVRIPRVLFEGTHLGRDVAQIVIQAMIQAQAAGEIAPHVDPDRLGRVIYANYLGAIYDWACGDASDEVFLETSQVAVLAPAAACATDAARPSLTADLYAMLRCPNAA
- a CDS encoding DUF885 family protein: MDRRQFLLGVALTPLAVSPALAAPGARDAELRTLLDQFWEADLDASPETATSRGLDVGARAGQRAQLNDGSRAARTAWVAQRKDRVAALARIDPAQLSQAARVDHEVTTYTYKRIVEGGEKFSYGEGPAGFGYAPYSPYVLSQLTGPYQAVPDFLDSRHPVKTREDAEAYLSRLEVYAKVLDDNTASFRMDAAAGVLAPDFALDAGLAQLKRQRAPAPEQTSIVQSLVTRAAKAGLSGDWSARASAIVGGKVQPALDRQIAALEALRPKATGDAGAWKLPMGEAFYAGALAFQTTTRRTPEEVHKLGLDQVADLTAQIDVLLKKQGLTTGTVAARLTALSARPDQLYANTDAGRATLLDDLNAQTKAIRAQLPTQFRTLPAAPVEIVRVPPEIEDGAPNGYAQPPSLDGSRPGRFYINLKDTTEWPKFSLPTLSYHEALPGHVWQGSIALGSQEIPMLRRAGMGFAAYSEGWALYAEQLAAEMGAYHDDPLGEIGFLQSLQFRAVRLVVDTGMHHKRWSRAQATDYMVASTGMPRSRVQREIDRYCIWPGQACSYKIGHTEWERLRDVARAKAGAKFDPKAFHDVLLRGAMPLVVLEQVLSTMSFTA
- a CDS encoding aminotransferase class I/II-fold pyridoxal phosphate-dependent enzyme, translated to MGLFDSHSALAARYETARASGQMPTGVVMDQLLSASEAIINGRKTVTVGTHNYLGLAFDEASIEAAVEAVRREGTGTCGSRIANGSFSDHVALERELADLHGMAHAMVFSTGYQANLGIISTLVGAGDFLLLDADSHASIYDACKQTQASAIRFKHNDAADLDKRLRRLAGEPGNKLVVVEGIYSMLGDMAPLKAIVEVAKRHGAYILVDEAHSMGVLGDNGCGLAEQEGLLDQVDFVVGTFSKSLGAVGGYCVSNHEQFDLLRIACRPYMFTASLPPATVASVRASLKAVKERPHLRAKLWANVSRLYSALETAGFQLGSTPSPIVAVCLESDATTLGMWRALLEAGYYVNIGLPPATPSGESLLRCAISAAHTEAQMDGLAEAMIRLGHEFGVLSEPRLMAKA
- the rplA gene encoding 50S ribosomal protein L1, with translation MAKQPKRIKAWTGDREAAHSVEAAIALVKANATAKFDESIEISVNLGVDPRHADQQVRGVVNLPSGTGRDVRVAVFAKDAKAAEATAAGAEHVGAEDLYEKIAGGFMDFDRVIASPDMMALVGRLGKVLGPRGLMPNPKVGTVTPNVAQAVKDAKGGAVEFRVEKAGIVHAGIGKASFTDEALVINVKALIEALNRSKPSGAKGVYVKRIGLSSTMGPGFKVDVASVG
- a CDS encoding type II toxin-antitoxin system VapC family toxin, which codes for MFVDASAFCAILLGEPDGQSLEERLAEAVGAITSGVAVRETVRTLSRGKGLTIAQAEIEVLEYIGAAEVVTIDIGLREATTALHAFARFGKGVHPAKLNMGDCFAYACAKVHGVPLLYKGDDFALTDIEAA